The following proteins are encoded in a genomic region of Reichenbachiella sp.:
- a CDS encoding vanadium-dependent haloperoxidase: MNKLIHFAIIIALLTPACSPSQKKAEMKEEPRGTENVAYQWGKIALEATANDTDMFKPRPTITSRFLGLIFTSIFDAWTRYDEKATPVYLSGVDRRPTDELTTRNKEIAISYAAYRSMSEYYYSDSTMYREFMVKLGLDPDDKSMDPTTPVGIGNLAAKAVIEGRKGDGSNQYGELSGEMGKPYYDYTEYAPVNSVDKNVDINRWQPKYFADGKGGKFAPSCLTPYWQLVKPLMLDSSSQFRPGPPPMVGSDQLELEVKEVIDLQANLTDENRALVEFMRDGPKSVQQAGHWLIFAQNVSVRDNHTLDEDVKMYFLVEAVAMDGFIACWDSKMYYDYARPYALVHDYYQDQIIKAWGGPEVGMTEMDGSQWRPYSPETFLCPPFPSYVSGHSTISGGCAEALRLFKGDDTFGASVDLVPGIMTEPNNLGDTVTLNFPTFTEAAEMAGISRVMGGYHIQADNIEGLNLGRNVARDIYKKYLKLVGEDKEAI, encoded by the coding sequence ATGAACAAATTAATACACTTTGCGATAATCATCGCTCTATTGACTCCTGCCTGTAGTCCAAGTCAAAAAAAAGCCGAGATGAAAGAAGAGCCTAGAGGAACAGAGAATGTGGCTTACCAGTGGGGAAAAATAGCTTTGGAGGCAACGGCTAATGACACAGACATGTTTAAGCCACGACCAACAATTACCAGCAGGTTTTTAGGTTTAATCTTCACTTCCATATTTGATGCCTGGACACGATACGACGAAAAAGCCACCCCTGTGTACCTATCAGGTGTGGATCGACGTCCGACGGATGAACTCACTACACGCAATAAAGAAATAGCCATCAGCTATGCGGCGTATCGTTCCATGTCCGAATACTATTATTCTGATTCCACTATGTACCGTGAGTTTATGGTTAAGCTCGGGCTGGACCCGGATGATAAGTCGATGGACCCAACTACTCCAGTAGGAATTGGAAACTTAGCTGCCAAAGCAGTAATCGAAGGACGAAAAGGCGATGGCTCAAACCAATATGGTGAATTGTCAGGCGAAATGGGAAAACCATACTACGATTACACCGAGTATGCTCCAGTAAACTCAGTAGACAAAAATGTAGACATCAACAGATGGCAACCTAAGTATTTTGCCGACGGCAAAGGAGGCAAATTTGCACCAAGCTGCTTGACTCCATATTGGCAACTGGTCAAGCCATTGATGTTGGATTCATCCAGCCAGTTCAGACCAGGGCCTCCTCCAATGGTGGGATCTGATCAATTGGAATTGGAAGTAAAAGAAGTGATCGATCTTCAAGCTAATCTAACAGATGAAAACCGTGCCCTGGTAGAATTTATGAGAGATGGCCCTAAGTCTGTGCAGCAGGCAGGGCACTGGCTAATCTTTGCACAAAATGTATCTGTCAGAGACAATCATACTTTGGATGAAGATGTTAAAATGTATTTCCTGGTAGAAGCAGTAGCCATGGATGGCTTTATTGCTTGCTGGGATTCGAAAATGTACTATGATTATGCGAGGCCTTATGCTCTAGTCCACGACTATTACCAAGATCAGATAATCAAAGCTTGGGGCGGCCCAGAAGTAGGCATGACCGAAATGGATGGATCACAGTGGAGACCTTACTCCCCTGAAACATTCCTATGTCCTCCCTTTCCTAGTTATGTATCTGGACACAGTACCATAAGTGGTGGGTGTGCAGAAGCACTAAGATTGTTTAAGGGTGATGACACATTCGGAGCTTCAGTAGACTTGGTACCCGGCATCATGACGGAGCCTAACAACTTGGGTGATACGGTCACTTTGAACTTCCCCACCTTCACCGAAGCAGCTGAAATGGCCGGAATCTCAAGAGTCATGGGTGGGTACCATATCCAAGCTGATAATATCGAAGGTTTGAATTTGGGTAGAAATGTAGCCAGAGACATTTACAAAAAATACCTCAAGCTAGTAGGAGAAGACAAAGAGGCTATCTAA
- a CDS encoding transporter, giving the protein MKAKGIVLLVILVIGSHHLFAQGCVAIRGFSGCASGLSNTFGTSKGELFANTGFRYFKSFRHFRGSHEETERVENGTEVINKSYFLDLSLSYGITDRLYGTLTIPFTYHDRSSMYEHGGNPPNGLGDRHHTSAKGLADIRMGIGYWLVDPSKGKSFNYAIGLGLKLPTGSYDYKDNFYNQGDKRDETRYTVVDQSIQPGDGGTGITLDVQGYHILSAQFVLASNLFYLLNPKETNGTLTRSGSSEFSCPDQFAARIGTFYNTKIHGFSLYAGGRIEGVPSYDLIGGSSGYRRPGYAISIEPGVAYSKNNFAVNVSIPFALYRNRVQSYSDKERTAETGEYRNGDAAFADYLLSFTFTYRFGKTHGKDMLKDFVPSWNEESN; this is encoded by the coding sequence ATGAAAGCTAAAGGTATAGTGCTCTTAGTCATTCTTGTTATTGGCTCGCATCATTTATTTGCACAAGGCTGCGTAGCCATCAGAGGATTCAGCGGATGCGCATCTGGTCTATCAAATACTTTTGGTACATCCAAAGGTGAATTATTTGCCAATACAGGATTTCGCTATTTCAAATCTTTCCGTCACTTCCGTGGAAGTCATGAAGAAACCGAGCGTGTAGAAAATGGCACCGAAGTAATAAACAAGAGCTACTTCCTCGATCTATCCCTCTCCTATGGGATTACTGATCGACTATATGGGACGCTCACCATTCCATTTACTTACCACGATCGTTCATCGATGTACGAACACGGCGGCAATCCGCCTAATGGACTAGGTGATAGGCATCATACCTCAGCTAAAGGATTGGCAGATATTCGAATGGGCATAGGCTACTGGTTAGTGGATCCCTCAAAAGGCAAAAGTTTCAACTACGCCATAGGGTTAGGACTGAAATTGCCAACTGGAAGTTATGACTATAAAGACAATTTTTACAATCAGGGAGACAAAAGAGACGAGACAAGATATACTGTGGTAGATCAATCGATCCAGCCTGGAGATGGTGGCACTGGGATTACACTCGATGTGCAAGGTTATCATATACTGTCAGCACAATTCGTTCTTGCGTCTAACCTATTCTACCTCTTGAATCCCAAAGAAACCAATGGCACCCTCACCAGATCAGGCTCAAGTGAATTTTCTTGCCCGGATCAGTTTGCTGCCAGAATTGGAACATTTTACAATACCAAAATACACGGTTTCAGCTTATATGCAGGTGGACGAATCGAAGGTGTACCTTCCTATGATTTGATTGGTGGCAGCTCGGGGTACAGACGTCCTGGATATGCCATATCTATTGAGCCAGGAGTGGCTTATAGCAAAAATAACTTTGCCGTGAATGTAAGTATTCCCTTTGCTCTGTATAGGAATAGAGTACAAAGCTACTCTGACAAAGAAAGAACAGCTGAGACAGGAGAATACCGAAATGGTGACGCCGCCTTCGCTGATTATCTGCTGAGCTTCACATTTACTTATCGATTTGGTAAAACACATGGCAAAGATATGCTCAAAGACTTTGTGCCTAGCTGGAATGAAGAGAGCAACTAA
- a CDS encoding ATP-binding protein: MDSGKVKIWHSIVTRFGLFFMGLLILAIFVSGFLIYKRASAIISTFSQERIAHSATLAEQTFYSLLTEVENDISIMAENAKLQAFANKPTQELQNEITHLFYTTLKNKPNYFQVRLISLTDAGQELIRLDKKNGEVVQTLNEKLQNKKDRPYYKAASYLTPGEFYFSPISLNEEYGVVSPSLIPTIRAISLIYDSNQKSTHMVVINLDLKNFYQKLRSIMASGIELMLIDEDGQYLFASNMTKCFSKQLRSYERFDADFTVPFASLHSDSTLITTLMSKKGSPFLTQIKPITYSTNNKIYLLSFLKQNIALSSVLYIKKYSYQIIPIVSLVALLIALIFIRALAIRIGSITHAIGNYEQVSAPTIKLSENRKDELGVLARTFMKMKTKINQQVSDLKAALDKEQKAIKEKDEFLQNMSHELRTPLNSIMGLTQLLKKNKPSPEQKPIVDAIHRSTQSLAGLMHDVLDHQKLIEGQVQLKYKPEHIAEILTDIHASYRFDAINKGLGFELKIDPELKTKWFQTDALRFTQIVTNLIVNAIKFTDKGKITVEAIEETTHLVISVTDTGRGILPKNVVRIRERFYQEKNYSSSEGFGLGLSIVKQLLDLFEGNLEIRSEKNVGSAFTIKIPLIEAEPTSTGAAVNIKRLALADLREKHTILHIEDDEPARLLVSQLLQSPNIELVQTNNLTFAKQTLTKQKPDLVISDLMLENIDIRSELIKLNVSYNHPTLVLSALEKEHMEKVSKYYLQKPFDIDHLLDLVLCLLGRNNFDLPQLTISYAQYDHDQVKIKKFISLLISEFETYLDRIDRAFENKDPNEWNAIRHKLITHIRSLELHKLEKLLPSDMDHLNQTNLGEIKNLLLYNLSYFRNELRLL, encoded by the coding sequence ATGGATTCAGGGAAAGTAAAAATTTGGCATTCTATTGTTACGAGGTTCGGCCTTTTTTTTATGGGCCTTCTTATCCTGGCTATTTTCGTTTCAGGGTTCCTCATCTATAAAAGAGCATCGGCTATCATTAGTACTTTTAGCCAAGAGCGCATTGCACATAGTGCTACGCTTGCTGAACAAACCTTTTACTCCTTACTCACCGAGGTTGAGAACGATATTTCTATCATGGCCGAAAATGCGAAACTTCAAGCTTTTGCGAATAAACCCACTCAAGAATTACAAAATGAAATCACCCACCTATTTTACACCACATTAAAAAATAAGCCCAATTACTTTCAAGTAAGACTCATAAGCCTAACTGATGCCGGACAAGAACTCATTAGGCTGGATAAAAAAAATGGGGAGGTAGTCCAAACCCTTAACGAAAAGCTTCAAAACAAAAAAGATCGGCCCTATTATAAAGCAGCTTCTTATTTGACACCAGGTGAATTCTATTTTTCACCTATTAGTTTAAATGAAGAATATGGCGTAGTGAGCCCTTCACTTATTCCAACAATCAGAGCCATCAGTCTGATCTACGATTCGAATCAGAAATCCACTCATATGGTAGTCATCAATTTGGATCTAAAAAATTTCTATCAAAAGCTTAGAAGCATTATGGCTTCTGGAATAGAGTTGATGTTGATAGATGAGGATGGGCAATATTTATTTGCTTCAAACATGACCAAGTGCTTTAGCAAACAGCTCAGAAGTTACGAAAGATTTGATGCGGACTTTACCGTTCCATTTGCTTCACTTCACTCGGACTCTACCCTTATCACCACATTGATGAGTAAGAAAGGAAGCCCCTTTTTAACTCAAATTAAACCTATCACCTATTCAACCAACAACAAAATCTATCTTCTCTCCTTTCTGAAGCAAAACATTGCATTGAGCAGTGTGCTATATATTAAAAAGTATAGCTATCAGATTATTCCAATTGTATCATTAGTGGCTTTGCTCATTGCTCTGATTTTTATCCGTGCCCTTGCCATCAGAATTGGGTCAATTACCCATGCCATTGGCAACTACGAACAAGTTTCTGCTCCTACGATCAAACTTTCTGAAAACCGAAAAGATGAATTGGGAGTTTTAGCCAGAACTTTCATGAAAATGAAAACTAAAATCAATCAGCAAGTAAGCGATTTAAAAGCTGCATTGGACAAAGAGCAAAAAGCAATCAAGGAGAAAGATGAATTTTTGCAAAATATGAGTCATGAACTGAGAACTCCACTGAATTCCATCATGGGACTGACCCAACTTCTGAAAAAGAATAAACCATCGCCAGAACAAAAACCTATTGTAGATGCCATTCACAGGAGCACACAATCGCTAGCGGGCCTAATGCACGATGTACTAGATCATCAAAAACTGATCGAGGGACAAGTTCAACTCAAGTATAAGCCAGAGCATATTGCAGAAATTCTCACTGACATCCATGCCAGTTACAGATTCGATGCCATTAATAAAGGCCTTGGTTTCGAATTGAAAATAGACCCTGAACTAAAAACAAAGTGGTTTCAAACAGACGCCTTACGATTCACTCAAATCGTTACCAACCTTATTGTCAATGCAATCAAATTCACAGATAAAGGTAAAATTACTGTTGAGGCAATAGAAGAAACTACCCATTTGGTCATCAGTGTTACTGATACAGGAAGGGGAATTCTTCCTAAGAATGTCGTACGAATTCGTGAACGCTTCTATCAAGAAAAGAATTATTCTTCATCGGAAGGCTTTGGTTTAGGGCTCTCCATTGTAAAGCAACTTCTCGATCTTTTTGAGGGCAACTTGGAAATCAGATCAGAAAAAAATGTCGGCTCTGCATTTACCATTAAAATTCCATTAATAGAAGCTGAACCGACGTCAACAGGTGCTGCCGTAAATATAAAAAGACTGGCTCTTGCTGACCTTCGTGAAAAACATACTATTCTGCACATCGAAGATGATGAACCTGCTAGATTATTGGTCAGCCAGCTACTTCAATCACCCAATATCGAATTGGTACAAACGAACAATCTAACATTTGCCAAACAAACGCTCACAAAGCAAAAGCCAGATCTAGTCATAAGTGATTTGATGTTGGAGAATATTGATATCAGAAGTGAGTTGATTAAGCTCAATGTCTCGTATAACCACCCAACTCTTGTGTTATCTGCACTTGAAAAGGAGCACATGGAAAAAGTGAGTAAGTACTACTTACAAAAGCCTTTTGACATAGATCATCTATTAGATTTGGTGCTTTGTCTACTTGGCAGAAACAACTTTGATCTCCCTCAACTGACCATAAGTTATGCGCAATATGATCACGATCAAGTCAAAATCAAGAAGTTCATCTCGCTGTTAATCTCCGAGTTTGAAACCTATCTAGACCGAATAGATCGAGCTTTTGAAAATAAAGATCCAAACGAATGGAATGCCATTAGGCATAAGTTGATTACTCATATTCGAAGTTTAGAGTTACACAAACTCGAAAAGCTGCTCCCAAGCGACATGGACCACTTGAACCAGACAAATCTTGGCGAAATCAAGAATTTACTATTATACAATTTGAGTTATTTCCGAAATGAGCTGCGTCTACTTTAA
- a CDS encoding LytTR family DNA-binding domain-containing protein: MHCLIVDDDPLICDLLEHFCSKVDFVSNVTVTNSGFESINLISENQFDVILLDYNLPDITGKEILQTLSRGTSVIMITANRDFAPESYDYEQIVDFLVKPIDFARFFKAMQKVKKGNELSNSTSDQIFVKDGNKLVKVNLKEVKYIKSAANYAELVFEDNKLLTLMTLTELAEKLPEYFQRLQRSYIVNVNHIDSITSGDVQVGPEEISISDRFEKELLNKIKLLK, from the coding sequence ATGCATTGCCTGATTGTAGATGATGATCCCTTGATTTGTGACCTTCTGGAGCACTTCTGCTCTAAAGTAGATTTTGTATCTAATGTCACCGTAACGAACAGCGGTTTTGAGTCCATCAACCTGATTAGTGAGAATCAGTTTGATGTTATACTACTTGATTACAACTTGCCGGATATTACAGGAAAGGAAATCCTGCAAACCTTGAGCCGAGGCACTTCAGTAATAATGATTACCGCCAATCGTGATTTTGCACCAGAGTCTTATGATTACGAGCAGATCGTCGATTTTTTAGTGAAACCAATAGATTTTGCTCGTTTTTTTAAAGCAATGCAGAAAGTGAAAAAGGGAAATGAATTGTCTAATTCGACCTCTGATCAGATTTTTGTGAAGGACGGCAACAAGTTGGTCAAAGTCAATCTGAAGGAGGTGAAATACATAAAGTCTGCAGCGAATTATGCCGAATTGGTTTTTGAAGATAATAAATTACTGACCTTAATGACATTAACCGAATTGGCCGAAAAGCTACCAGAGTATTTTCAACGCTTGCAGCGATCCTATATCGTGAATGTGAATCACATTGACAGTATCACAAGTGGAGATGTACAGGTGGGGCCGGAGGAAATATCTATCAGTGATCGATTCGAAAAGGAGCTTTTAAATAAGATCAAGCTCTTAAAGTAG
- a CDS encoding ammonium transporter: MINLLTNVVQDSVAVMEAPAAVVAEVPAEVTAAVADAASAGATALFTANNIWMMLATALVFIMHLGFAGVEAGFGQSKNTVNILFKNTITPIIGLITYLICGFNLMYPGDFGIIDGVLGFAGFGLDAGDGASIDYAGGGYTYWTDFLFQGMFAATAATIVSGAIAERVKLSSYMIFTVLYVGIVYPILGSWKWGAGFLDAAGFYDFAGSTLVHSVGGWGALAGIIVIGPRLGKYVDGKVIDKPGTSVPLAVIGVFLLWLGWFGFNGGSVLSADPDLVSFVLVTTCMAACTGGLFGFLTAFVVFKRMDLGMVLNGILAGLVGITAGADVISVNNSLIVGAVAGIIVVLSAITLDKFKLDDVVGAVSVHLSCGIWGTLAVGIFGGDDYSFMTQLYGVAMYAIAAFPIAFILFFVLKKTIGVRVSEQHETEGLDTHEHGIRGYTIVYDE; this comes from the coding sequence ATGATTAATCTGTTGACCAATGTAGTGCAAGATTCAGTCGCGGTAATGGAAGCTCCAGCTGCCGTAGTTGCTGAAGTTCCAGCTGAAGTAACAGCCGCTGTGGCTGATGCTGCAAGTGCCGGTGCCACTGCATTATTTACTGCCAACAACATCTGGATGATGTTGGCTACAGCTTTAGTGTTTATTATGCACTTAGGCTTCGCGGGCGTTGAAGCTGGTTTTGGCCAGTCAAAAAACACCGTAAACATTCTTTTCAAAAATACTATTACACCAATCATTGGTTTGATTACCTATTTGATTTGTGGATTCAACTTGATGTACCCAGGTGATTTTGGAATCATCGATGGCGTACTTGGATTTGCAGGGTTTGGTTTGGACGCTGGCGACGGTGCTTCTATAGACTATGCCGGTGGAGGTTATACTTACTGGACAGATTTCTTATTCCAAGGCATGTTTGCTGCTACCGCTGCAACCATCGTATCAGGGGCAATTGCTGAGAGAGTAAAACTTTCAAGCTATATGATTTTCACAGTACTATATGTAGGTATTGTTTACCCAATCTTAGGAAGCTGGAAATGGGGAGCAGGATTTCTTGATGCTGCTGGATTCTATGACTTTGCAGGTTCTACACTTGTTCACTCTGTAGGTGGATGGGGTGCATTGGCTGGTATCATCGTGATCGGGCCAAGACTTGGAAAATATGTAGATGGCAAAGTAATCGACAAGCCAGGTACTTCTGTGCCACTAGCTGTTATCGGCGTATTCTTACTTTGGTTAGGATGGTTTGGATTCAACGGTGGATCTGTACTTTCTGCTGATCCGGATCTAGTATCATTCGTGTTGGTGACTACTTGTATGGCTGCTTGTACTGGTGGACTGTTCGGATTCTTAACTGCCTTCGTTGTATTCAAGAGAATGGACTTGGGTATGGTATTGAATGGTATCCTAGCCGGTTTGGTAGGTATCACTGCTGGTGCAGATGTAATCTCTGTAAATAACTCATTGATCGTAGGTGCTGTAGCTGGTATCATCGTAGTACTTTCTGCTATCACGCTTGACAAATTCAAACTAGATGACGTAGTTGGAGCTGTTTCAGTTCACTTGTCATGTGGTATCTGGGGAACACTTGCCGTAGGGATCTTCGGTGGAGATGATTACTCATTCATGACTCAGCTTTACGGAGTTGCGATGTACGCAATCGCAGCTTTCCCTATTGCCTTCATCTTATTCTTTGTATTGAAGAAAACTATTGGAGTGAGGGTGTCAGAACAACACGAAACGGAAGGCCTTGATACACACGAGCACGGTATCAGAGGATATACCATCGTTTACGACGAATAA
- a CDS encoding doxx family protein has product MSVKELSEKIDDRLFALADRHGMKLLEASIGIIYLWFGGLKFFPNYSPAEVLAGDTLDLITFHLFDKQFLLRVLAFGEILIGLALILRIKSKYVIWGLLVHMGGTFSPIIFFPEQVFTHPPFGFSMVGQYIMKNLVIISATLVIYTKNSRD; this is encoded by the coding sequence ATGAGTGTAAAGGAATTATCAGAAAAAATAGATGACAGGCTTTTTGCACTTGCTGATAGGCACGGTATGAAATTGCTCGAAGCCAGCATAGGTATCATCTACCTGTGGTTCGGTGGTTTGAAGTTTTTTCCGAACTATAGTCCTGCCGAAGTATTGGCTGGAGATACCTTGGATCTGATCACCTTTCACTTGTTTGACAAACAATTTCTTCTCAGGGTGCTCGCCTTTGGAGAAATATTGATTGGCTTAGCCCTTATATTAAGAATCAAATCCAAATATGTGATTTGGGGATTACTTGTTCATATGGGAGGGACTTTCTCTCCCATTATTTTCTTTCCCGAACAAGTTTTCACTCACCCTCCATTTGGGTTTAGCATGGTAGGCCAATATATCATGAAGAACCTTGTGATCATTAGTGCAACGCTGGTGATCTACACTAAAAACTCAAGAGACTAA
- a CDS encoding DUF3291 domain-containing protein, which yields MSEIKYHLAQLNITRMRAPLHDPIMKEFNDFLDPVNKLAEESPGFVWRYTEKQGEVLAVFEDAMIVANMSVWVDYPSLKAYTYDTVHNYFLKSRKKWFEKMDSHQVVLWWVETDHTPSLSEAKERLDQLNQQGASPSAFGLREMYHADGSPLH from the coding sequence ATGAGTGAAATCAAATATCATCTAGCCCAACTCAACATTACTCGAATGCGAGCGCCGCTCCATGACCCGATCATGAAAGAGTTTAACGACTTTTTAGACCCGGTAAATAAGCTCGCCGAAGAAAGTCCAGGATTCGTTTGGAGATACACTGAAAAACAAGGTGAGGTTTTAGCAGTCTTTGAAGATGCAATGATTGTAGCCAATATGTCGGTTTGGGTAGATTACCCATCATTGAAAGCTTATACCTATGATACCGTACATAACTACTTTTTAAAAAGTCGCAAAAAGTGGTTCGAAAAAATGGACAGCCATCAAGTGGTACTTTGGTGGGTTGAAACCGATCATACACCTAGCCTATCCGAAGCTAAAGAAAGACTGGATCAGCTGAATCAACAAGGTGCATCTCCTTCGGCTTTTGGACTCAGAGAAATGTATCACGCAGATGGTTCACCACTGCATTGA
- a CDS encoding YybH family protein — MKTVFVFITCATALFSCRSTVLDIEKRAVQDTIERHLDAVANRDINHLKGTIPEKGQLLLILPGQEILNTTEAFLDYHLEWFEDNSWTFESKIIHVQAGAFFGMAVVEVLYKEPDRDGKPYFNRMIVSYDFEKQNGKWVVIKDHASSIEQSSNL; from the coding sequence ATGAAGACTGTTTTCGTTTTTATTACTTGCGCAACTGCTCTCTTTTCTTGCAGATCCACTGTTCTTGATATTGAAAAAAGGGCCGTTCAAGATACTATTGAACGTCATCTTGATGCTGTAGCCAACAGAGACATTAATCATCTTAAAGGTACAATACCTGAAAAAGGACAACTGCTTTTAATATTACCGGGACAAGAAATCTTAAATACAACTGAAGCATTTTTAGACTACCATTTAGAATGGTTCGAAGACAATTCCTGGACATTTGAATCAAAAATAATTCATGTGCAAGCAGGAGCATTCTTTGGGATGGCAGTAGTAGAAGTATTGTATAAAGAACCTGACAGAGACGGGAAACCCTATTTCAACCGTATGATTGTTAGCTACGATTTTGAAAAACAAAATGGTAAATGGGTAGTTATAAAAGATCACGCAAGCTCAATAGAGCAATCAAGTAACCTCTAG
- a CDS encoding YraN family protein: MKTNQPSKYIGQKAEQEALNFLVDKNYSLLERNYRYKRSEIDLIMTNQKTLVFVEVKFRSNNKFGHPEEFVSDNQKQSIIKGAEHYIDSIAWEDNIRFDIVAVDANFKIEHFEDAFY; this comes from the coding sequence TTGAAAACAAACCAACCCTCAAAGTATATTGGCCAAAAGGCAGAGCAAGAAGCATTGAATTTTTTGGTGGATAAAAACTATTCGTTGCTTGAAAGAAACTATCGATACAAGCGATCCGAAATTGATTTGATTATGACTAATCAAAAGACGCTTGTATTTGTAGAGGTGAAATTTCGAAGCAACAACAAATTTGGTCACCCGGAAGAATTTGTATCCGACAATCAAAAACAATCAATCATAAAAGGTGCCGAACACTATATAGATAGTATTGCCTGGGAGGATAACATACGATTTGACATTGTTGCAGTGGATGCCAATTTCAAGATTGAACATTTTGAAGATGCTTTTTATTAG
- a CDS encoding AMP-dependent synthetase/ligase gives MEDYNKNKMTPTRVFDFLHSQLENNPLPKALNYKEFGQWKGYSTEEVVRIVNELSLGLLAMGMNPGDKVAIVSPNRPEWNFIDFACQQIGVVTVPMYPTITVDDYEYIFQHAEVKMVFAADSELIEKVKTATASLDIKHIYSFDQLEAVTHWKEVQAKDPNGDLATVRQLMEKVRPSDLLTIIYTSGTTGRPKGVMLSHNNIVSNTLGVSARTMGCMSPGVDKTLSFLPMCHIYERTAIYVYVHNSLSIYYAESMDSIGENIKEISPQMFTCVPRLLEKVYDKIVSKGYELPLMKRKLFFWAIDLGLKYDPNGDFGGWYNFKLKIARKLIFSKWREALGGELKLISSGAAALQPRLARIFWAAEIPVCEGYGLTETSPVITATAPFPDYVKIGAVGKLIDDVEVKIAEDGEILCKGPNVMMGYYKAPELTAEVIQDGWFHTGDIGVIEEGFLRITDRKKEMFKTSGGKYIAPQLMENKFKESVYIEQIMVVGEGRKFPSALIVPNFETLKDWQADHGITALDNKQLIAHPDVIKLFQSEISRYNEEFGNWEQIKKFELVETVWGIDTGELTPTLKLKRRIIKDKFKELIERIYMMSS, from the coding sequence TTGGAAGACTACAACAAAAACAAGATGACTCCTACACGCGTATTTGACTTCCTTCATTCACAATTAGAAAACAACCCATTACCTAAGGCCTTAAATTATAAGGAATTTGGTCAATGGAAGGGCTACAGTACTGAGGAGGTCGTCCGTATTGTCAATGAGCTGAGCCTTGGCTTGCTGGCTATGGGTATGAATCCAGGAGACAAGGTAGCCATCGTATCACCCAATAGACCAGAATGGAATTTCATTGATTTTGCGTGTCAACAAATTGGCGTGGTGACCGTGCCGATGTATCCTACCATTACGGTTGATGATTATGAATACATATTTCAGCATGCAGAAGTAAAAATGGTTTTTGCTGCAGACAGTGAGTTGATAGAAAAGGTGAAAACAGCTACAGCATCTCTCGACATCAAGCACATTTATTCTTTTGACCAACTGGAGGCAGTAACTCATTGGAAAGAAGTACAAGCAAAAGATCCGAATGGAGATTTAGCCACTGTTCGCCAGCTGATGGAAAAAGTTCGGCCATCTGATTTACTTACGATTATATATACGTCGGGTACCACTGGCAGACCCAAAGGAGTGATGTTGAGTCACAATAATATCGTGTCCAATACTTTAGGTGTATCTGCCCGTACCATGGGCTGTATGTCACCTGGTGTTGACAAGACTTTGAGTTTCTTGCCCATGTGCCACATCTATGAGCGTACTGCCATTTATGTATATGTGCATAATTCTCTTTCGATCTATTATGCAGAGAGCATGGATTCGATTGGAGAAAACATCAAGGAGATTAGCCCTCAAATGTTTACCTGCGTGCCACGCTTGTTGGAGAAAGTATATGACAAAATCGTATCCAAAGGTTATGAGTTGCCATTGATGAAAAGGAAGCTTTTCTTTTGGGCTATCGATCTTGGTTTGAAGTACGACCCCAACGGAGACTTTGGCGGTTGGTACAATTTCAAATTGAAAATTGCTCGCAAGCTGATATTTTCAAAATGGAGAGAAGCATTAGGTGGAGAATTGAAATTGATATCGTCTGGAGCAGCGGCTTTGCAGCCTAGATTGGCAAGAATTTTTTGGGCCGCAGAAATCCCAGTTTGCGAGGGCTATGGGTTGACCGAAACTTCGCCTGTCATTACTGCTACAGCACCATTTCCCGATTATGTGAAAATTGGAGCTGTTGGAAAGCTAATAGATGATGTAGAAGTGAAAATTGCGGAAGATGGTGAAATTCTCTGTAAAGGGCCCAATGTGATGATGGGCTATTACAAAGCTCCAGAATTGACTGCCGAGGTAATTCAGGATGGCTGGTTTCATACTGGCGATATAGGAGTGATTGAAGAGGGCTTTTTAAGGATAACCGATCGGAAAAAAGAAATGTTCAAAACCTCAGGGGGTAAGTATATCGCGCCACAGCTGATGGAGAACAAATTCAAAGAGAGTGTATATATCGAGCAGATTATGGTCGTGGGTGAAGGACGAAAATTTCCATCGGCACTTATTGTACCTAATTTTGAAACGCTAAAAGACTGGCAAGCAGATCATGGCATTACAGCTCTAGACAACAAGCAATTGATCGCACATCCAGATGTTATCAAATTGTTTCAATCAGAAATATCCCGATACAATGAAGAGTTCGGCAACTGGGAGCAGATCAAAAAGTTTGAACTCGTGGAAACCGTTTGGGGAATTGATACCGGAGAGTTGACTCCTACCCTCAAGCTAAAGCGCCGAATCATCAAAGACAAATTCAAAGAGCTAATAGAGCGTATTTATATGATGTCGAGCTAG